In Carya illinoinensis cultivar Pawnee chromosome 7, C.illinoinensisPawnee_v1, whole genome shotgun sequence, the following are encoded in one genomic region:
- the LOC122317275 gene encoding uncharacterized protein LOC122317275, whose product MAHMEKVTIVTVTLILFAAFMVLLPKTECMIRPQPLRPQPQLAPRPLCASQFSLANYACALLPLNPLTPSPPSLSISAVAVAVAADDDDDDDDDDDHDHDHDNEEHHHTHRHRRSHGGHRRKHKPHHHSQTVDNCCRWASQVDSQCVCELLFLLPGFANFLMRPLHDYTLRISDSCNVTYTCGGTRIRA is encoded by the coding sequence ATGGCTCACATGGAGAAAGTCACGATTGTTACTGTTACATTGATACTGTTTGCAGCGTTCATGGTGCTCTTGCCAAAGACGGAGTGCATGATAAGGCCGCAACCACTGAGGCCGCAACCACAACTGGCTCCTCGTCCTCTTTGTGCGTCACAATTTTCACTTGCAAACTATGCGTGTGCACTACTTCCCTTGAACCCATTAACACCGTCTCCTCCTTCCCTCAGCATTAGTGCTGTTGCCGTTGCTGTTGCTGCGGATGACGAcgacgatgatgatgatgatgatgaccatgatcatgatcatgataatGAAGAGCACCATCACACCCACAGGCATAGGCGTAGTCACGGTGGGCACCGACGTAAGCATAAGCCACACCATCATTCACAAACCGTGGACAATTGTTGTCGGTGGGCAAGTCAGGTGGACAGCCAATGTGTTTGCGAGCTGCTATTTCTCTTGCCCGGCTTTGCAAACTTCCTCATGAGGCCTTTGCACGATTACACCCTCCGTATTAGTGACTCTTGCAACGTTACATACACGTGTGGTGGGACAAGAATAAGAGCCTGA